Proteins found in one Coregonus clupeaformis isolate EN_2021a unplaced genomic scaffold, ASM2061545v1 scaf0096, whole genome shotgun sequence genomic segment:
- the LOC121586120 gene encoding LOW QUALITY PROTEIN: IGF-like family receptor 1 (The sequence of the model RefSeq protein was modified relative to this genomic sequence to represent the inferred CDS: deleted 1 base in 1 codon), whose amino-acid sequence MGHYSNNCSHDLDTYWDEFINKCVPCHQHPNQRIRPGYEFSPNCGMHDDGGRSEQPYRSCAALTFNNGSFVKCQPCSSCPPIHQKLSECNATTDTQCCGARDQTGCWKGALSTTTQQVQRSTTLRVQVSTSNPTTAKHIDLRLHGDSHVNHQTAWIVLTVIFVFSVLAFLLFIYIKKRRRRSRAFCSRDKENTLCFKVSLKDCLPSDNILYTNQQSRSSKRAEVALLQSETRSLEDLLSPDLQSAPLQTVLDNLDVLEELVILLDPESPGVKNTSHLTSRFSFPATYTYSLRDSKSPLRAVLEGVTTKHPEWTVGHLARHLREMDRNDAVAVLTKLTLLKVV is encoded by the exons ATTCATAAATAAATGTGTGCCATGTCATCAACATCCAAATCAGCGGATTCGACCAG GGTACGAATTTAGTCCAAACTGTGGCATGCATGATGATGGGGGAAGATCGGAACAACCGTATCGATCGTGTGCCGCACTGACCTTCAATAACGGGAGCTTCGTGAAATGCCAACCCTGTTCTAGCTGCCCTCCAATCCATCAAAAGCTGTCAGAATGCAACGCAACTACAGACACGCAATGCTGCGGAGCGAG GGACCAGACAGGCTGTTGGAAAGGAGCCCTGAGTACCACG ACTCAACAGGTCCAACGGTCAACAACGTTGAGGGTCCAAGTGTCAACATCAAATCCCACCACAGCCAAACACATTGATCTGAGATTACATGGTGATTCACATGTCAACCATCAGACTGCAT GGATAGTGCTTACTGTCATCTTCGTT TTCTCTGTACTTGCATTTCTCTTATTCATCTATATtaagaagagaaggagaagatCAAGAGCCTTTTGCAGCAGAG ATAAGGAGAATACGCTGTGCTTCAAGGTCAGCCTTAAAGACTGCCTCCCATCAGACAATATCCTGTATACCAACCAACAGTCACGGAGCAGTAAGAGAGCAGAGGTTGCTCTCCTACAGTCAGAGACCAGGAGCCTAGAGGACCTTTTGA GTCCTGACCTCCAGTCGGCGCCACTGCAGACGGTTCTGGACAACTTGGATGTTCTAGAGGAGCTTGTGATTCTGCTGGACCCGGAGAGCCCTGGGGTGAAGAACACCAGCCACCTAACATCTCGCTTCTCCTTCCCCGCCACCTACACCTACTCCCTGAGGGACAGTAAGAGCCCCCTGAGGGCCGTGCTGGAGGGGGTCACCACCAAGCACCCAGAGTGGACTGTAGGCCACCTGGCCAGGCACCTGAGAGAGATGGACCGGAACGATGCAGTAGCAGTGCTCACCAAGCTCACCTTGCTTAAGGTTGTCTAG